The following nucleotide sequence is from Primulina tabacum isolate GXHZ01 chromosome 2, ASM2559414v2, whole genome shotgun sequence.
TGGTTTCCCTGTCCAATGCATGTCCCTAGCCAAACACAATGATGATCAAACTGAAGCACACACTTGTCGCAATCATGGCAATGCTTTGCCCGTGGAGGCTATTAAAAAATGCAAGCAATGGCATCAAATTTTTGGCACAGGTGAAGAATGAATAATGAAAAAACAAGAGAATAAATACAAGAAATCTAAAATGTTGTGGCCAAAGAAGGATCATGCTGGGAAGGTCCTTGACTTCTTTATAGATATTACTTATCAAGTGCTAAAAGGAATGGGAGAAGGGAAAAGAATATTTTGCTGATATGATTGTTGAGTATTGACCACAAACACAGCATTTACCCCTGATCTCCCAAGCTGCTGCCTCAAACCCCATGCTCAATGTGCGACCTCTTACATGGTCAAAACTCTGAGTGAAGGGACCATTACTAATAACGAGGTCTTGAAACAGCATTAGCTTCAGTCTCGTAAATCCAGAATatgaatttttcttttttgttttgaagATTACAGAACTATAGATTATGGCAATTTTTGATTCGCCCTAGTGAATAGGAGATAAGTACCCAGAGGACGAGAATGAGAATCAGTAAAGCTGGGGTTACTGCTGTTTCAAACCAAAATTTTCACTTAACTGCTTGGATCAGCTTCTGATATCAAGCTCAATACGCTTTCTTACCTCAATTATATGTTACTCAACCGAAATATCAGTCGCAATTCATGTTAATGGAATCGAAAATCTAAGGACTTTTGGCATTGATTTGGATCTTGTTAGGTGGTTGTTATAACTGATAAGATATATCAcgaaattataatataatttataagaGATACTTGCAGAATTAGAAACATGTTTTAAGAAAGACAAAAAGGAATCAAGGTAAAAGTCAAAGTTCAAATATAGCTTCATCTGAACATAAATGCAAGGACGGAAAAAAGAAAGAATTGGGCAGCAAAAGATTATACCTGAACGACACTGCAATACGTGCAGGTCAAATTTCTGGGGAAAAAAACAGACAGAGATTATCAGCTGGAAATTGCTTGCTTTTAATAGAAGAAAATTGAAAACTTCATTCCCATATAAAAAAAAAGGAAGGATACCTTTCTATCTAGCATAGTCTTAAGTACGTTCACATCTGTTTTAGCCTAAGAAAAACTATAAATACGGGAAAAATAATCTCTATGGTTTGAGGGGTGCCTTTAGTAGCACAAAATTAGTTTTCTTATGTATGTCTAATTCTAAAACATGCACATGCACCAAAAAAGTATCTCCACGGACACatttatcaaaataaatacATGGCAGAATAAGCAGCAGCATCTCAATTTATACACAATGCATTTGCATGAAATGATGATTAAAAATGCGATCCAGGAAAAATTAGCtccaaatttgaaaaaaaaattaaaactaacCAATTAGACCTCATTAACTCATATTCAAACAAATGTTTCACATTAACATGAAGAGGGAAGCTCATAAACATATTACAATCAAtgtacacaaaaaaaaaaaaaaccaaacaaTTATCCGATGGGCATATCGCCCAGTTTAACTAATACTATGATATAGCCAACTCTACTTTGACGCACATTTTTTCCTCAATCAGTGAACATGTTTCTCCAAGCATGATCCTATGACCAATTTAAGGGAATTTCtttatcaatatatttttaCTCACAAGTATTAGCATATGCAATAATCATGGACCAGAAGGTCTCCACTTTATTTAGGTACTAAGAAATATCAACAGAAAAAATGTTCATACTAGACTACAATTCTAACATACAAATACAATTAGGCGCcgaaaaaatttgatctgggTCTCAAAATAAAAACCAATATCTCCACTGGCCAAGCTAAAAGACTGAAGATGCTATGCAAGTTCTAAAGATGCACAGTTTCTTCACAGGGTCAATTTTCAATGGCATTCAGAAAGTTCAGCTCCCATAATTTTCTGGGCTATAAATTTATAAAGGGAAAGTCCATAATAAATCTTTTTCAAATCTTAAATCCCTGCCATTCAACAAATAATAacattttatgcatgatttattgaAGAAACAATGTTTGAGCCATCGGCCATCATCAATAAGAAGCTACAGATGGGACTTCAGTTTACCACTCCACCAAGACAAGAATCTACTACTACAAAAATAGTGTAAAGAACAAGTAATGCACTATTACCGAACAGATGATCCAGGAGGGTAAAGATCCATCACTAGCTTTGTCCAGGCAGTCTCATTTCCTCTTTGATAGTTCCGTCCATCCACTGTGATTACAACATTAGCATTTTTGCTTGAAGCTGGAGGTCTTTCTTTGACCATTGTGACAAGTTACACCCACAGACAAGGCAATTAGAAAAGTTCATGCTCAGTAAAAATCAAATATGATCTGCACGATATAATGACATATTATAGTGGCTAACATATGCCCCTTTGTACTTATTTAGAAGAATCAGAAAGGAACCTGCTTACTTTGAGGCCAATAGTGTCCTTCTAGCTATAGCATCTCTTTCATTGACAATCTTCTGTGCATCAAGTACATAGCTACAATTTTTACcgaaagaaaaaatcaaaagttTCAACAGACTGAtggaataaaataaaaaatctgttGGCAAGACTAAATTGTAAATTTAATTACCCGGGAGAAGTTCCAGAGGTAACAAAATATTGACCCAGAGTAGCAACAAACAACAATGCATATATAGCAGTGTACCTGCGTTTGAAGAGAAAAGGTTGGTCATGAGAGCTGCAAGACCTTAGGAGGTCCCAATAGACAACCAAGATGGTGACTTGTTGAGCTAAATGGAGAAGTCCAAGAAAGGGGAGTGGGCGTTTTGGTTCCCCATACAAATTATTTCACGTGTAATGATTACCAAATTTTAAATCAACTTCTGTTACATCATATTCTTTGACAAAGCAAGCCTTTTTAGTCCATGAATACAGCATAGAGCTACTTCACAACTTCTCCTCCTACTTCCAGTGATTCAAGCTCCATGGAACCAATAAGTTCCAGGTTCTGGAATTTGTTTGATTCCATTGAGAGATGAGATCCCTTTCCGGGATATTTTCTTCAAGGACCATATGTCGTTTGATATCAGAAAAGTTAACTTCCAAATGAAACTTCGAGCTCAACTTTAGTAAATGGAAAGCAAAGTCCATCACGTAAGAGCTTCAGAAGATTATTATACATTTAAGAAAAAATCACAAATTTATAAACCCTTTGGGTGGAAGTTCAAATAAACTGCAGTTCTTACCATTTTTGTTCTATCTTGGCCCTGTATTTATTTTAGTTGTTGGAATAATTTACATTAGTGGTTTCAATCATCATAATCGAGTTGCACACCGAATTCAACGGCACTAATACATTGATACATCTAGAGTTTACGCGCCTGGATAATCAAACTTACAGCTCCAATCACTGACCTTGAACCCAAAACGAATACTTCCTGAAAAATTCACCCGAAAATgcatagataaaataaaattgcataACACCAAGAAAACTACATTACCATGGTTCTTGTTTGGTCTTCTCAATCAAATCGTAGTCAAGCAAAAATAAAACCCCAACAAAAATCAGATGCAGCCCCACCAATGCTAGTTTCAATGACAACGCAGATCGTCGAACTAAAACAAAAGAGAATCTTCAATCAAAGCTAAATTCATCAAATACTCCAACGAGAAAATTTGAATGAAGAATTTAAAAAAAGACGATAACCAGGATCCGAAAGGCATGGGAAGAGGCGGAAGCAGCGGTCGGAGGCACGAACCCATGTGTCACGGAGGGAGCCGCCGCAAAAGACACCCATTGTTCTCTCAGCTCATCAGGGAAGTACTAGATGCAGGTTCAATTGTACgtaaatttaagaaaaaacgACAGCGTATCGAATTTTGTCTGCAGTGAAAATATattgtttaatattttttgtcaaaaaaaaaattagtttttataaaaataGGGAAAAGTacaacaaataaatattttgaaaaaaatatcacaaaGTAAACCTTGGGAATTAaattttatcattattattcGTTTCTCTgagtttcattttttaaaacgaaattatctaaaaataatgaaaaaattcttttcaattaattatattaaagcaGAAGTGGTTATTTAGTATTTTCAAAAAGTAATATATTCAATGAATCTAAAGAAATTTGCATATGTGAAAGTCATTGATTTTCTTAATATGTTTTCTTTATTTGTGATTTTTCCAGACTTTAACTTTAAATTTTAAGGTAAAGCATTATCCGttaagaaatattttgaaacatgaaagaaatgtgtgtgtgtgtttgtgtgtctaaattcatataatatttaaaccaAAAATAGTTGAgtgggtctcatgtgagaccgtctcacgaattctaatatgtgagacagatcaaccctaccgatattcacaataaaaagtaatattttttcatggatgacccaaataagatatttgtctcacaaatacgacccgtgagtacgtctcacacaagtttttgtcaataatcaacttaaaaattctaatttataaataataatttttccctTAAACAAATATTCAGCAtgcaatttttatttatttttttgtgttatttttctcaaacaaattttgaaGCAAAACTAACACGAAATAGACTGATACATCTAAAAAATTCATTCactaaaattttttcttaataaattttagcgacaatatttttttaaattaaaattttcaaagcaaaatcAAATCTTATTCAGAAAACGAGTAGTTTAATCCGTTGAAGCCGGCCATCCATCACTAAATTTGGAATGTAAAGTTGATCAAACCTCCGTCCACCACCTCCTTCTCCCTTCTTTAGCCAAATCGCATGAAGCTGGACAACTAAAAATAGCAACAAAAAAGAAAGTTTGCAGAGAGTTTCAAGAAATTCTAGAGGGAACAAATAATAGTGCAGGCTGAATCACAACAAATCTTGATCTGTTCCCGTTTCTCCAGTTTCACTAAAATGGATAACGTCTCAAAcaataaagcatgtaacagtgGAGAATTATTCAATCCCGTTCTTACAATGGGAACACAAGTTTCTTGCCTTCTGGTGATCTCACATTTCTTTCAACTTTTTCTCAAGCCCTTAGGCCAACCGGCGCCGGTGGCGCAGATTCTAGTAAGTATGTTATAAAAAACACATAGGTATTTGTCAAGAATAATGCGTTTCTTGATAATGTGTATATAAGCTAGCTAGCAGTGCAATCTTTTGTTTCTACTATGCGTTTTAACTCGGGGATTATGCCTTTGCAACACAGGCAGGATTCTTGTTAGGCCCGTCTGGATTCTCACACATAGATCGTGTAAACAAATTCTTCTTCCAAAACTTTGCAGCGGATTACTACGAAACCATGGCATTATATGCCAGGATCACAATCATGTTTCTAATAGGGCTTGAGATGGATTTTGATTATATGAGGCGAAATTTACGGGTAGCAAGCATAATAGCCGGTGGGAGCTGTTTAATCTGCACGATTTTCGCCATAGCGTTAACTTCCTTCATATATGAAGAGACAGGAGCTCATGGCTCCGGTGTGATGATGGCTGTAACACTAGCAGTAATATTGTCCAACACAGCCTCCCCTTTCGTGTCGAGATTAGCACATGATTTGAAGTTTGCAAGTACTGATATCGGGAGATTGGCTATATCTTCTTCGTTAATTGGTGATGTTTACGCTGTGCTTTTGTTGATTATTATTGCAAGAAACGATGAAAAATCTGACCTCTCATCATCGGTTTTCTATGCATTCATGTACATTATTATTGTTACAGTGGCTATTCTCATAAATAGATATTTGACAAATTGGATGAATAGGAGGAACAGGAACCAAAAACACCTAAAACACACTGAGTTGTTCATTCTTTTGGGAATTGTATATGTTGCTGCAATGATTATGGAGACTAGTGGATTCAGCAGCATAATAGGTTGTTTCGTCATCGGATGGATGTTCCCAAGAGGAGGCAAAGTGGCTCGTACACTCCTGTCTAAACTATCATATTCAGTTCACAACTTTATACTTCCCATATACTTTGGATACTCAGGGTTCAAGGCAGATGTGACTCTCATAAGTAGTTTTCGAAACTTCGCCATTGTCGCTATTATTATCTTATTGAGCATCGGAGGGAAGATCACAGGGACATTAGCCGTTTGTGTTCATTTGAAAATCCCTTTGAATGAAGGGGTTCTTCTTGCTTTCTTGATGAATTTGAAGGGGCACGTCGATTTGCTCGCCTTGACCATAAATGTACAACATTATAAAGTAAGTTCATTCTTCTTCTTAGCCTCTTCTTATGTGATGCAAATGCATGTTTAATGTTCTCAAGTGTGAGATACATAATTACTATTTGATATTCACAGTTTCAATTCAAAGGgacattaattaataatttagcttATGGTGATTGTGATGTTGATTCAAGCCTTTTAATTGAATcacataaattattatttaaatttctaGTGTTTTAAGCAAAGGATACTTAAATGTGGTGCAGGCTATGTCAAGCCAAATATTCTACAACCTGATGATGGCGGCGATAGTAATCAATTCTTTGATATGGGGACCTTTGATAGCCTTCATGGTAAGAAGAGAGAGTGAAATTTTTGGCTATAAGTATATAGCCTTTGAATTTCAATCCCCCAAAAATGAACTAAAACTCTTGGCTTGTATATATGGCCCTCGCCCTGTCACGACGATGATAGGACTAATAGCCACGTCTAAAGGGCCAGAAAATGTAGCCATAACACCTTACTTGATGCACCTAATTGAGCTCCCCGAAAGGAGAAAGACAAATTTACTATACCATCaaaaagaagaagatgaacTAAGTGATGATGGTGATTATGGTGGGAACGACGTAGTGGAAATAAATGAGGCAGTGGATATATTTTGTACTGAGACCGGGGTGACGATTCATCAGGTTAAAACAGTGTCCCCCTTCGCTAGTATGTATGCTGATGTCTGCGAGTTTGCTGAGGATATAAGAGCATCTGTAATAGTTCTCCCATTTCACAAACACCAAAGAATCGACGGAAAATTGGAAAGCGGGAAGGAAGGTATAAGGGCTACTAACCAGAAGATTTTACGACATGCCAAATGCTCGGTTGCTATTTTAGTAGACCGAGGACTCACTGCTGGGACATCGTATACCTCAGGTTCTGGGTCATTGCAGCATGTGGCCACATTATTTTTTGGTGGGCCGGATGATCGGGAGGCCTTGGGATTCAGTGAACGGATCGGGATGCATCATCATATAAACCTTACTATTATAAGATTCTTGCATGTATCTGAGAAGATGCAAGATATAGGGGTTAATGTAGCTCATAAGGAACAAGATGTTTTGATGGTGAAATCGACCCATGAGACGGAGAGTGACGTTGATAATGCCGCATTAGCTGAGTTTTACAATAGGTGCGTCATGACACTGATCTTGTGGAAAAGTTTCTTTGTAAAGCCatcatgcatgcatgcaatttcAGTAGAGCACACACATTACAGAAAATTCTTGAGTTCAACATGTATAGCACATGATTTTCCCACTTAACCGAGACACAGCATGTCACATATATAGTCACTGCATCAGGGTCTAGTCAATACTGGTCACACCATGTCActgtatgaaattttatgtagAATCGATCGTCTCCATATACAGATAACTACAATTATCAATAATCATATGAGTCAAATCTTTCAAACATTACAGTACGTAACACATGAATCATATTTTGTCTGATATATTATAGATAACCACACTTGACCTTTACCCCTAGCAATACCTTCCAAAAACTGCAAGATTAAGCATGTGTAGTTGCATCTAAAGCTATAGTTATTCTAAGTATTCTATTTCGATTGTATTGCATATATAACCACAAATGACAATCAATCAAATGCCACCCATGTAACTCAATACCTAAGCCATTGATGTGTGGAGCCTCCATCCCACAGGCTTTCTGACCGGATTTCTTCAAGTTCTTTGACTGTGTTTTTAAGGGTTCAGTGGCTACATAACATAAACCCGCATTTTTTTTAATGGTAATCAAGATCTTGTTATTTTTTCTGTAGGTATGTAACATCAGGTCAAGTAGGGTATGTAGAGAAGCATGTGGAAAATGGCGGGGAGACAGCAAATGCATTGAGAGACATGGCTGATATGTATTCAATGTTTATAGTTGGGAAGGGAAGAAGAGGGAACTCAATACTAACAACAGGTTTGAGTGATTGGGAAGAATGCCCAGAGCTCGGTAAAGTAGGGGATTTGTTAGCTTCTTCAGATTTTGAACTTAGCGGTTCTGTTTTAGTTATTCAACAGCATAGACCTTCTAACAATCAATACCAAGATCAATAGAAAACCTGTGCAACCCAATGTAGTTTGTAGTTTTTTTTAATGGTAAAGATttagaaatattaaatttttcgtTTTGCATTTTTCCCTTTAcccatttttttaattatttaacaagTCAAACTTGGGTATTTATCTACTAACTTTCGCAATTTTTGTCCGATATTTActgaagtttcaaaatttagtCTGAAAATTGGGTTGTAAAATCCAATAATATCTTAGGGATCATTTGTGTACCCTTATCTTAAGAAAAATTCATTGCATTTATAAAGTTTGAacgttaaatataattttatattatacatTTAATTTGGAAACTGAATTCATTGTATGACAAACACTTCTTCCAATTCTTTTTTTTTGTGTAACCCGAAAGagtttgtaggaccgagtgtttgccgctttaccaaaagctgtAGTTAGTagtaatgatgcaactcaaatcttttaaaccgtatagcaactcaagcaccacggttcgatcgctccaccaagcagggacaattattgcacccaacaatctccctcccaataattgcaatccttgcaatcaatgagaatcgaactcgtgaccttggctctgataccaattatagGACCGAAcgtttgccgctttaccaaaagctatagctagtggtaatggtacaactcaaatcttttaaaccgcacagcaactcaagcaccacggttcgatcccTCCACCAAGCagtgacaattattgcacccaacagagTTAAtgttttttctcttttatcttcTCCAACTCACTGTAAAaagttattaaaaaatatttatatctagaaaaatatttttttcgtgtctatatattttgttatatgtAAACATATATTCTACTTTATTGTCTTAATTGTCATATATCTTTACTATATAATTTGTATACATTGAAAATGAATAAGTTCATTTCGTAGTTTTTTTATTACCTAGACTTATGTTGATATATTAATATGTAATATACAAagatataagaattttcaaattcaatttattcacaatgatttttcataacaaatgccaactcaaaataataaaaattagaattcataattattttaattatgatataaaaataatatgtggaAACTTTTTTTGACATTTTAATTGCAAAATATAGTGATAAATGCATGTATGTGCACTATTTCATTGTGACAATTATAACTTTATTTTAGGAATCTTATTTCtctttcaaggatcaaaatttgtttatttcttattttgattatcgacaaatccaatatttcatttaaatgtttttgttaataatatttacatgagttttattgtatatttatccaATAAGAAAGGgataaattataattcaatatataataatatttgaaaactgCAGAATGcttctaaatttaaaaatcgagTAACATGTAAGGGATCAATTCAAAACTAAAAGTTGACGCAACATGTTTCTTCTAGTGTAGGCTCAAGCGTTTGTAGCTTTACAAAAAGCTAATACTGATGGTAACTATGCAAgtcaaatctttaaatcatacaaCAACTCAAGCTGCCTACCCATCGGGACAATTATTGTACCAGTCTATCTCCTAATAATTACACCAATTTCAATCAATGAAAATCAAAGTCACGATCTTGGCTCTGATACAAATTGTAGGCTCAAGCGTTTACTGTTTTATCAAAATCTATAGATTATGGTAACAgtgcaaatcaaatattttaaatagtacAATAGCTCAAGCGCAACATTTCAATTACTATATCCAACTTGAtcaattattgtacccaacaaATAAGTTTATGCAAATAACATTTTACTAtatcatatgaatttataagacaTTTGAATAGAGTTTATACTTGATATTCTACATAAGtagtagaaaaaaaaatcatttttcatctatatatatatatatatattatatatatatatagcatgtTTGACAAAATCTCGAAACCCAAATTGAAAGTTGAATTAATACACTCATATTCAtcattaaattataatatttaattttaatagattAATTAACATGTTTATCCACtaaaaatattgaaagaattgtttatacaatttaataaaaaaaaatcaaagtacATCATTTTCTGATTCCAAATAACGATTACATTATTATTACGTtacaatgataaataaattattatttttagtttattatCATAGTCTTTACCTCAATAGACACATTTTCGAATGTAGGAtgttaaatttaaaattgacataagATAATTATAGTATTAATTctaacatttttttattcttctcaatAGATAATTTTTTCTATCTTCAAATATATTAATCTATTTATTATTGTATATAaagtataataattatttggtgAATTGATCACATTTAAGATTAGATGTTTAGAAAAAATTCTAATATATCTTTAAAGACCAATAGAtgatgaaattaaatttgaaatcaagagaaaaattaagaaaatgtagaACACTACAGTGCATGAACTTTCGCTTTGTACAGTGACAAAACATAAGGTGAGACTAAGTGAGATACTTATATATACAAGTCTCATTCAACTTAAcccattataatttttttattaactcACTTTGTCTTCGTTTTTACTTTACTAACTTTGCAGTGTGACTCATTGAAGCATTAACTTTTTACTTTTTTATTACATAATGGCCTCCACTCTCACCGAATTCAATCTTTAGAAATCGGTATTAGTAGTTTATAGGTAATAGataattatttagtttttattttctgccatttgattaattgtgtaattttttatgttctacctaatttatttttagaatttttattaaatttttataatcatGATTAGAAGTGTTGCACACATacaatataaatttaatatattttaaaatgttaatattGAAGTGTCGAATAAATgtattaaatcattaattaagaACTTTTAGCAAAACAATATACATAATAATTAAGATTTAAAGATTAACATGCAAATAAAGAATTGCGATGAATATCTTATAAAATAAATGGCGTTAGCCCAAAAAGACTAAATATGAttattgtaaatgaatttttcttaattaattagaaaattttcaGCAAATGTGCTGAATTAATTAGAATGTTTTCAATATAGTATGtcgataaatttttttcatatgagtctttatgaacatttaaaaaaatgtgtCTTTAGTTATACTAACGGTgtcttataatttaaaatattaaatgaaacaaattatcaagataaaaaaattaattaagaaattcaAGTGATTACTCAATTAGTTTATTAATTGACACGCTCTTTAGTTTGTTGATTTAATAGATGTTAAATCCACAATCACTGAGTTTGACAAGAATTCTTTTAGACTAAaatacaattataataaattacttgattgtatatgtaatacaattttgtatatttcatatatgtttgatttatatcATTTATAAGgttgaaattttatatattatgatataagatttgtgatacatcttaacatcgataaattcactaaaaatttatatattaattttcgaTACCATATAATTCTGGTTTCACCCAGACTTTTTGTCTTCGTttgtttgaatttattgtttctCATTTTACCAAGACTCATAATATGTCAAACATGAAagtgaatattaatttaaagagatgacaatatttatatattgtaataaatatatttacccCTCACGATACTGATAAaactaacttaaaaataatctgtTGACGAACATATTGTCAGAAATCCAAAAATACAACTCAAATGTCAACTTTGACACTCAATTTTGAGTGACTATCAAAATATCTCAACAATCcacaatttttggacaagatagtaacatcacaattttgaaatcaaaatgatattttctattttatatCAAGAATCCATGATTGAAAATCaataatattagatatatagatatttaatataaactcgTGCGAGCTCATTTAGGCTCATCTTTAAATTAGTCGATAAAATTTCAACCCAACTCACTCAAACTGTTTGGCGGTGCAGGCCAAACCGAAGACTCAACCTAAATTGACGGCTCAAATCACAACGATCTTTTACcgtgttttatttaaataatttataaatataaatcgcaaaaaaattttggttgcaaaaaaatttaatttaaactcaTAAATTCTACAAACTGTCACATGAggacatgaaaaaaaaattaataagacaccaaaaaaaattcacaattcgATAATGAGTTATTTctaaacattaattaattattttaatttacacaatgaaaagataaatagaaaatttaaatcattgaattaaaaataacatattataatgtgggtagacataaaaaaaaactaaatactaatttacataatgaaaagatatcattggataaaaataacatattataatgtgggtagacataaaaaattaaaatatatatttaatataaactcgTGCGAGCTCATTTAGG
It contains:
- the LOC142538057 gene encoding cation/H(+) antiporter 1-like gives rise to the protein MDNVSNNKACNSGELFNPVLTMGTQVSCLLVISHFFQLFLKPLGQPAPVAQILAGFLLGPSGFSHIDRVNKFFFQNFAADYYETMALYARITIMFLIGLEMDFDYMRRNLRVASIIAGGSCLICTIFAIALTSFIYEETGAHGSGVMMAVTLAVILSNTASPFVSRLAHDLKFASTDIGRLAISSSLIGDVYAVLLLIIIARNDEKSDLSSSVFYAFMYIIIVTVAILINRYLTNWMNRRNRNQKHLKHTELFILLGIVYVAAMIMETSGFSSIIGCFVIGWMFPRGGKVARTLLSKLSYSVHNFILPIYFGYSGFKADVTLISSFRNFAIVAIIILLSIGGKITGTLAVCVHLKIPLNEGVLLAFLMNLKGHVDLLALTINVQHYKAMSSQIFYNLMMAAIVINSLIWGPLIAFMVRRESEIFGYKYIAFEFQSPKNELKLLACIYGPRPVTTMIGLIATSKGPENVAITPYLMHLIELPERRKTNLLYHQKEEDELSDDGDYGGNDVVEINEAVDIFCTETGVTIHQVKTVSPFASMYADVCEFAEDIRASVIVLPFHKHQRIDGKLESGKEGIRATNQKILRHAKCSVAILVDRGLTAGTSYTSGSGSLQHVATLFFGGPDDREALGFSERIGMHHHINLTIIRFLHVSEKMQDIGVNVAHKEQDVLMVKSTHETESDVDNAALAEFYNRYVTSGQVGYVEKHVENGGETANALRDMADMYSMFIVGKGRRGNSILTTGLSDWEECPELGKVGDLLASSDFELSGSVLVIQQHRPSNNQYQDQ
- the LOC142536851 gene encoding protein S-acyltransferase 10-like, which produces MGVFCGGSLRDTWVRASDRCFRLFPCLSDPVRRSALSLKLALVGLHLIFVGVLFLLDYDLIEKTKQEPWYTAIYALLFVATLGQYFVTSGTSPGYVLDAQKIVNERDAIARRTLLASKPPASSKNANVVITVDGRNYQRGNETAWTKLVMDLYPPGSSVRNLTCTYCSVVQPPRAKHCHDCDKCVLQFDHHCVWLGTCIGQGNHCRFWWYIFEETALSLWTWILYILYLKSHISKAWWADVIMILLLASLSITLIFLLLLFLFHSYLIMTNQTTYELVRRRRIVYLRGVPERVHPFNKGVCRNLSLSCCAKTGSMYRMEALPTFAELEEKSRPYTCSDVLSCRCC